In a single window of the Papaver somniferum cultivar HN1 chromosome 8, ASM357369v1, whole genome shotgun sequence genome:
- the LOC113304203 gene encoding heavy metal-associated isoprenylated plant protein 39-like, which produces MMQKIIVSLDLHDDRCKQKAMKSVSGISGVDSVSIDMKEKKLTVIGDVDAILIVSKLRRHCHTTIVSIGSAKEPEKKKEEPKKEAISPIVDLAYAYRGYNPHMNTHYYHSVEENRNACVIC; this is translated from the coding sequence ATGATGCAGAAAATTATAGTTTCCCTCGATTTACACGATGACAGATGCAAACAGAAGGCCATGAAATCAGTTTCTGGAATTTCAGGGGTTGATTCAGTATCAATAGATATGAAAGAGAAGAAGTTGACAGTAATTGGAGATGTTGATGCAATCCTCATTGTAAGCAAACTAAGAAGACACTGCCATACAACAATTGTTTCAATTGGGTCGGCAAAAGAaccagaaaagaagaaagaagaaccaAAGAAAGAGGCTATTAGTCCAATAGTTGATCTTGCTTATGCTTACAGAGGCTATAATCCTCATATGAATACACATTATTACCACAGTGTAGAAGAAAATCGTAATGCTTGTGTTATTTGTTGA